The Malus domestica chromosome 10, GDT2T_hap1 genome contains a region encoding:
- the LOC103446539 gene encoding protein LOL2-like isoform X3: MTSPTPRRFLQSAACAKRPSDSNEEAQRRRMESKVDVDEAPQPELQSTAAQPSPPSEIAQLVCGSCRRLLKYPRGARHVECSCCQTVNFVLEAHQVGQVKCGSCAVLLMYPYGAASVRCSSCNFVTEVGTSQ; the protein is encoded by the exons ATGACTAGTCCAACTCCAAGGCGTTTTCTGCAATCCGCCGCTTGTGCCAAGCGTCCAAGCGACAGCAACGAAGAAGCACAGAGGAGGAGGATGGAGAGCAAAGTAGATGTAGACGAAGCGCCGCAGCCGGAGCTCCAATCCACCGCCGCGCAGCCATCACCGCCTTCCG AAATAGCTCAACTGGTTTGTGGCTCTTGCCGCCGCCTGCTTAAGTATCCCCGAGGAGCCAGACATGTCGAATGCTCGTGCTGTCAGACAGTCAACTTTGTTTTAGAAG CTCATCAGGTTGGACAAGTGAAATGTGGTAGTTGTGCAGTGTTGCTGATGTACCCATATGGAGCGGCATCCGTTAGGTGTTCCTCTTGCAATTTTGTGACAGAAGTTGGA ACTTCACAATAG
- the LOC103446539 gene encoding protein LOL2-like isoform X2 translates to MTSPTPRRFLQSAACAKRPSDSNEEAQRRRMESKVDVDEAPQPELQSTAAQPSPPSAQLVCGSCRRLLKYPRGARHVECSCCQTVNFVLEAHQVGQVKCGSCAVLLMYPYGAASVRCSSCNFVTEVGEHNKRPPWSVQQGQSPTPPNPVH, encoded by the exons ATGACTAGTCCAACTCCAAGGCGTTTTCTGCAATCCGCCGCTTGTGCCAAGCGTCCAAGCGACAGCAACGAAGAAGCACAGAGGAGGAGGATGGAGAGCAAAGTAGATGTAGACGAAGCGCCGCAGCCGGAGCTCCAATCCACCGCCGCGCAGCCATCACCGCCTTCCG CTCAACTGGTTTGTGGCTCTTGCCGCCGCCTGCTTAAGTATCCCCGAGGAGCCAGACATGTCGAATGCTCGTGCTGTCAGACAGTCAACTTTGTTTTAGAAG CTCATCAGGTTGGACAAGTGAAATGTGGTAGTTGTGCAGTGTTGCTGATGTACCCATATGGAGCGGCATCCGTTAGGTGTTCCTCTTGCAATTTTGTGACAGAAGTTGGA GAACACAACAAGCGCCCGCCATGGTCCGTCCAACAGGGGCAATCACCAACTCCTCCTAATCCTGTTCACTAA
- the LOC103446539 gene encoding protein LOL1-like isoform X4, translated as MTSPTPRRFLQSAACAKRPSDSNEEAQRRRMESKVDVDEAPQPELQSTAAQPSPPSAHQVGQVKCGSCAVLLMYPYGAASVRCSSCNFVTEVGEHNKRPPWSVQQGQSPTPPNPVH; from the exons ATGACTAGTCCAACTCCAAGGCGTTTTCTGCAATCCGCCGCTTGTGCCAAGCGTCCAAGCGACAGCAACGAAGAAGCACAGAGGAGGAGGATGGAGAGCAAAGTAGATGTAGACGAAGCGCCGCAGCCGGAGCTCCAATCCACCGCCGCGCAGCCATCACCGCCTTCCG CTCATCAGGTTGGACAAGTGAAATGTGGTAGTTGTGCAGTGTTGCTGATGTACCCATATGGAGCGGCATCCGTTAGGTGTTCCTCTTGCAATTTTGTGACAGAAGTTGGA GAACACAACAAGCGCCCGCCATGGTCCGTCCAACAGGGGCAATCACCAACTCCTCCTAATCCTGTTCACTAA
- the LOC103446539 gene encoding protein LOL2-like isoform X1, with the protein MTSPTPRRFLQSAACAKRPSDSNEEAQRRRMESKVDVDEAPQPELQSTAAQPSPPSEIAQLVCGSCRRLLKYPRGARHVECSCCQTVNFVLEAHQVGQVKCGSCAVLLMYPYGAASVRCSSCNFVTEVGEHNKRPPWSVQQGQSPTPPNPVH; encoded by the exons ATGACTAGTCCAACTCCAAGGCGTTTTCTGCAATCCGCCGCTTGTGCCAAGCGTCCAAGCGACAGCAACGAAGAAGCACAGAGGAGGAGGATGGAGAGCAAAGTAGATGTAGACGAAGCGCCGCAGCCGGAGCTCCAATCCACCGCCGCGCAGCCATCACCGCCTTCCG AAATAGCTCAACTGGTTTGTGGCTCTTGCCGCCGCCTGCTTAAGTATCCCCGAGGAGCCAGACATGTCGAATGCTCGTGCTGTCAGACAGTCAACTTTGTTTTAGAAG CTCATCAGGTTGGACAAGTGAAATGTGGTAGTTGTGCAGTGTTGCTGATGTACCCATATGGAGCGGCATCCGTTAGGTGTTCCTCTTGCAATTTTGTGACAGAAGTTGGA GAACACAACAAGCGCCCGCCATGGTCCGTCCAACAGGGGCAATCACCAACTCCTCCTAATCCTGTTCACTAA